The sequence below is a genomic window from Borrelia puertoricensis.
TTCCCATTCATAATAGCCTTCATTGTAGTTAGTTCTATTAAACTCATCGAAATGTCTTGAAAGTGCTGATATTAATTTTGCACCATACTGGAGCATTTTATCTGTTTCTATCTTTGAGATAAATTCATCATATCCATAGGTTTTACCCGTTTGCATATTGATAATATCAACAATTAATTTAAAGGTATTTATGCAATTCATTGCAATATTACCAAATGGAAGATCCGGACTACTTAAGCACTTGATGTTGATCTCATATTTACTCTTTAAACTTCTAGGTATTTTGAAGAAATCGACTATAAATCCATTAACTTTGGCTTTGTAATTTGCCTCATACTGAGAATCGCCGAAAAAGGTTTCTCGATTACCTTCGGTCATATGATTATCATAATTCAACATCATAGGCAACTTTTTTTCTTGAATATTATCTTGTTTAGTATTTTCCATCCCATATCCTTTTTAGATCAAAAAGTTTTGATTTGATCTCATACATTATTATAATATATATTAAATAAGAATCGATACAAATGGCTGGTGATTTTTTTAGTATGAATTTTTTGTTTGCTTAAAATAAGCTTAACACTCCTTTACCCGGAATCATTATTTTTTATATTTGATATTGTTTTTTTGCTGGTTTGTGGTAAATTTAATTTATCTTTAACCTTTAACCATTTATAAGAAGCTTTGAGCAATCAATTTTCTCAGAGCTTCTTATTGCTTTTACTACACAGTACTAATATAGTACCAATGATAGATAGTCTATTTAAATATATTGTCTTACGGGTAGTTTGTTTGACCATAAAGACTCAAAAGAGTAAGACATACGTCAACAGTATAGCAGCGCATAAATATCTGCTCATAGAGAACTTTTTCTAAAAAAATTATAACCAATTCAAATTTATCAGTTTTACAATAATTAAACTATGTACTATATTAGTACTGTGTAGTAAAAGCAATAAGAAGCTCTGAGAAAATTGATTGCTCAAAGCTTCTTATAAATGGTTAAAGGTTAAAGATAAATTAAATTTACCACAAACCAGCAAAAAAACAATATCAAATATAAAAAATAATGATTCCGGGTAAAGGAGTGTTAAGCTTATTTTAAGCAAACAAAAAATTCATACTAAAAAAATCACCAGCCATTTGTATCGATTCTTATTTAATATATATTATAATAATGTATGAGATCAAATCAAAACTTTTTGATCTAAAAAGGATATGGGATGGAAAATACTAAACAAGATAATATTCAAGAAAAAAAGTTGCCTATGATGTTGAATTATGATAATCATATGACCGAAGGTAATCGAGAAACCTTTTTCGGCGATTCTCAGTATGAGGCAAATTACAAAGCCAAAGTTAATGGATTTATAGTCGATTTCTTCAAAATACCTAGAAGTTTAAAGAGTAAATATGAGATCAACATCAAGTGCTTAAGTAGTCCGGATCTTCCATTTGGTAATATTGCAATGAATTGCATAAATACCTTTAAATTAATTGTTGATATTATCAATATGCAAACGGGTAAAACCTATGGATATGATGAATTTATCTCAAAGATAGAAACAGATAAAATGCTCCAGTATGGTGCAAAATTAATATCAGCACTTTCAAGACATTTCGATGAGTTTAATAGAACTAACTACAATGAAGGCTATTATGAATGGGAAAAAGGGTGGATAGACAAAAAATGGATCGACTATGAACCAAGTGCCTTAGAGATTAAAAAAATGCAAGAATTGAATAAAAAAATAAATCAAGAATTAAACTGTAGAAATAGAAGAAGAAAAATTTCTTCATTGCAAACGGGTCAAATGAGACTCTTACAAGCAATAAAAAAACCTTGATCATGATTTCTAACGCAAGATAATAAGGTGCAGTGTATTTAATCAAAATACATCCTAAATTTGCAATGGTAAAAATCGGTAATAACTTACAAATATTAACTATTATTAACTTATTTATACTTACTTGCAACGGCAATTGCTTCAATATTATGTGAATATTCGGTCTTGTAATTGAATATAATAAAATTATTTAAAAATATTTACAAAATTAAAAAAATAAAATAATATTATAAACAGATATAAATGCGGTAGAAAGCATTCTATCAACAGTCCCCAACACTCCTATCAATCCTCTCCAAAAACAAGACGTAGGAGTAGGGGCTTTCTTTTCTTGTATTCTAAGTAAAACTTATTCTTAATAGAAGAGATTTCAAATTAAGAATATAATAGTCTATCTTAATTCCCAACATATTCAAAAATTATAGTTAAGACTTCTTGTCCTCATCTCTCAAAATAAATATAAGGCAAATTATCAATATTTCACTTGCAAGTAATCTGTCATTAAAGTGGTAAATACTTATATGAGTTGAAATCTTACGATTATTGATCAATATTAGTATATCTATCTAAAATTTTAAGCAATATTTTAGAAAAACTTGAAATGGTTAATTTTTGAACTAATAATTAATTATTAAATATTCTCCTTTTTAAAATTAAAAGAATTTATTATCAATATTTACTTCATACCATACATTCTTTTAAATAATCCCCTTCCCCAAGGGGTTTTCTTTTATTTGTATAACGGAAGAAGATTATTTATTTCATACATAGATTTTTCACTCAAAAAATTTTCTCTACAAGTGTTTTTTAAAATCCTTTATACCTCAAGGAGGTATACACATCAATTATAATAATCTTTACTTATCAAGAGACAATTAGAGGTTTATGAATCTGACAAGTAATTGCTTGATTTTAGTCCTCATTTATTTTCTGAAAAAAGTTGGGGGGATAAAGGTGATATTTCTATTTATAGAGGCAATATTTCTGTGATTTATAGATAATCTCTGTACTTTTAAATCCCTTTGTCTTTAAGGCAGTATGAGTGTGTTTTACTGGATCTTTAGTAATGACTTTAATATGATCTTTGCAGGAATTATAATGTTATAATGATATTAATTCTCTTGTGAAATTTATAATACCTTAACAAAGGTACTTCTTCGGTGAGAGAATAACCTTTATCTCTTATTGAGATTACTTTAAAAGTAATGTGTCATTTTAATTATTTGTATAAATTTTTTATTTTCAATTTAAAAAGTTTGTCTATTTAATGTAAAGAAGTTTTTTTGTTTTTGTTAGTGTGTTTGGTTTTATGTTCTTTCTGACAAATTTTTAGCTATTACAAAGTATATTAGGTTTTTGAAAAAATTCTTAATTTTATACTTGTAATTATTTTTTCTTTCTTTTTTTTAGCTCATTTATTAATTTTTTCTCTGTATCCTTATATCTTGGTAGTCTTTTTTTGTTGTTTACCCTTGTGTAACATGTATTTTTCTAATATCTTTTCTATTGTTTGTGGTTGTTTATTGTTTTCTATTATCGTTTTTTTCTTATTATTTATATTATTATTTATATTATTATATACACTGCTATTTTTTGTTCTATTTTTTTGCTCTGTTTTATTTTTGATTTTTTCCTGTTTGCTTAGTTTATATATAATATTGAATGTTCTTTCTAATAGTTCTTCTGTTGAATTGAGTATTTGCTTTAATATTTGATATGCATTTCTTTTTGGCATGTACTTTATTTTTGAACCTTTGTATTCCCCAAGTCTTATTATGAATGTTTTTATTACATTGTTTTTTTTGAGGAAGCCCAAATCTTTTTGTAATGTTTTCATTTTAATGATCGCGTAACCCTCTTTTTTTAAAAAAAAGTTAGCTAAGTTAAGTATGTCTTGTTGGTTATACCCTAACTTGTTTTTGTTTAGATATTTTAAGATGGAGATTATTTTTATTAGTCTAACTTGATTTTTTTTGAGTTTACTGTTATTATATAAAAATAAATTTAAATTTTTCATCGATTTATCCTTTATTTCAGTTTGTTTAAGACCTTGATTTTTAGGTCTTTTTTGTCTCTTTTTTTAAAAAACAAAATCAGCATAATATATATATATACTAAAAAAATTATTTTGTCAATTTGATTTACAAAATGATGTTCATAGTTTATAATAAAGTTAGTTATATTAGACTATAATTTGTGCTATTAATGAAAACTTATTTAGGAGATAGAATGTTGTGCGAATTACATTAAAATTTTTAAACTCTTTAAAGAATTTGAAAGAATTTTCAAAGGAGATGGGATATAGTGATTCTTCTTATCTTTCGAGATATATTAAAAAAAATAAAATTGAAGGTGTAATTTCTTCTAAAGACTTGTTTTTTAAGAAAAGGGAGTTGCTTTTAAGTGAAGAAGCCCAAAATCTTATTAAAAGTAAGCTAAAGAAAGAATTGCAAAAAGGTAGTTGAGTTTGGCAGAGACAACAAATTTGAAAAATTTTTTCATTGAATATGAGGGAAAAAAATATTATACTCCTCTTTTTTTGGCTAAAATTAATAATATTTCTTATTTTACAATAAAAAATAAGATTAAAAAGCTTAATATCTCAATTAAGGCAAAAGATATTGGTGTTGTTAATTCTTTGTCTGAGGAATTCTTAATTGCTGAAGATAATTTAGATAAACTTTTTTATGATAAAAGGTTTAAGTGTTTAGATTCTAGAGGTATGGGGTGAGAGATATTATAACAATCTCTTCAATTAAGGGTGGAGTTGGTAAGAGTGTAACAGCAATAATGTTGGGATTTATTTTTTCTAAAAAGTA
It includes:
- a CDS encoding plasmid maintenance protein, translated to MKNLNLFLYNNSKLKKNQVRLIKIISILKYLNKNKLGYNQQDILNLANFFLKKEGYAIIKMKTLQKDLGFLKKNNVIKTFIIRLGEYKGSKIKYMPKRNAYQILKQILNSTEELLERTFNIIYKLSKQEKIKNKTEQKNRTKNSSVYNNINNNINNKKKTIIENNKQPQTIEKILEKYMLHKGKQQKKTTKI